From the genome of Streptomyces sp. V2I9:
CGCCGCGGCCAAGGGGCAGCTCGGCAAGGACGGCAAGACGCTGACCCTGCGCTTCGTCCTCCCCTCCGGACCGGGCTCCCAGTCGCTGCGCAGCGTCGGGGACAAGATCGCGGCGATGCTGGAGAAGATCGGCATCGGCACCGAGATCACCAAGGTCTCCGACGAGAGCTACTTCCAGGACCACATCGCCTCCGGCGCGTACGACCTGGCGCTCTACTCGTGGCCCGCCACCGCCTACCCGGCCACCGACGGACGCCCCATCTACGCCAAGCCGGAGCCCGCCACCGACGGGTCGCTCCTGGTGGAGCAGAACTACACCCGCGTCGGCACCGACCACATCGACCAGCTCTTCGACCGGGCCGCCGCCGAGCTGGACGAGAAGGCCGCACGCGAGCTGATGAAGCAGGCGGACGCCCGGATCTGGGCTGCCGCCGGATCGATTCCGCTCTACCAGCGCCCGCAGCTCGTCGCCGTCGACAAGAAGCTCGCGAACGTCGGGGCGTTCGGGTTCGCGGCCCCCCGGTACCAGGACATCGGGTTCAAGAACCGGCAAGCCGCAGGTTCCCCCGCAGACCGCAAGAAGTAGCGGTCAAGTACCACACCCGCAGGCCGCCAAGCTCAGATGCATCTCAAAACCCTTGCCCGCCGGTTCCGCCGGCGGGCAAGGTGGTGCCTGCCCTTGACCCGGGCCGTTCATCGCTTCACCGCTCCTCACCCCCCACAGCTCCGCCCGCGTTCCGGCCGCATCGACGGCCCGGCAGTACCCGAGGGCCCGGTTCGAGGCCCTTGACACCGGCTGAATATCGCCTGAATCACACGGGAAGACCGTCTCCGCGGATCGGTCCGGGAAGCCCGGCGGGCCCAGGGCCCGTACGATGGGACGAGCCGTGGCGTGCCGCCCGGCGGGCGTACGAGGACTCGAAGACCGACTGAGACGCCTGATCCCACGATCCGAGAGAAGCGCAAGCCACCCATGCCCACGCGCCACGACATCCGTAACGTAGCCATCGTCGCCCACGTCGACCACGGCAAGACCACGCTGGTCGACGCCATGCTCAAGCAGGCCGGCTCCTTCGCCGCCCACGCTGCCGAGTCGCTCGACGACCGCATGATGGACTCGAACGACCTGGAGCGTGAGAAGGGCATCACGATCCTCGCCAAGAACACGGCGGTGAAGTATCACCCCAAGGACGGCGGGGACCCGATCACGATCAACATCATCGACACCCCCGGCCACGCCGACTTCGGTGGCGAGGTCGAGCGGGGCCTGTCGATGGTGGACGCCGTCGTGCTGCTCGTCGACGCCTCCGAGGGCCCGCTGCCCCAGACCCGCTTCGTGCTGCGCAAGGCGCTCTCCGCGAAGATGCCGGTCATCCTCTGCATCAACAAGACGGACCGCCCCGACTCCCGGATCGCCGAGGTCGTCGACGAGACGTACGACCTGTTCCTGGACCTGGACGCGGACGAGGACCAGATCGAGTTCCCGATCGTCTACGCCTGCGCCCGTGACGGCGTGGCCTCGCTGACCAAGCCCGAGGACGGCACCGTCCCGCAGGACAGCGACAGCCTGGAGCCGTTCTTCAACACGATCCTGGCGCACGTCCCGGCCCCCGAGTTCGACGCGGACGCGCCGCTCCAGGCCCACGTCACCAACCTGGACGCCGACAACTTCCTCGGCCGTATCGCGCTCTGCCGCGTCGAGCAGGGCGAGCTGCGCAAGGGCCAGACCGTCACCTGGATCAAGCGCGACGGCACCATGTCCAACGTGCGCGTCACCGAGCTGCTGATGACCGAGGCGCTCACCCGCAAGCCCGCCGAGGTGGCGGGCCCCGGCGACATCTGCGCCGTGGCCGGATTCCCGGACATCATGATCGGCGAGACCCTGGCCGACCCCGAGAACCCGATCGCGCTCCCGCTGATCACGGTCGACGAGCCCGCCATCTCCATGACCATCGGCACCAACACCTCGCCGCTCGTCGGCAAGGGCGGCAAGGGCCACAAGGTCACCGCCCGCCAGGTGAAGGACCGCCTCGACCGCGAGCTGATCGGTAACGTCTCGCTCCGCGTCCTGGACACCGAGCGCCCCGACGCCTGGGAGGTCCAGGGCCGCGGTGAGCTGGCGCTCGCCATCCTGGTCGAGCAGATGCGCCGCGAGGGCTTCGAGCTGACCGTCGGCAAGCCCGAGGTCGTCACCAAGCAGATCGACGGCAAGACGCACGAGCCGATCGAGCGCATGACGATCGACTCGCCCGAGGAGCACCTCGGCGCCATCACCCAGCTCATGGCGACCCGCAAGGGCCGCATGGAGACCATGACGAACCACGGCTCCGGCTGGGTCCGCATGGAGTGGATCGTCCCGTCCCGCGGCCTCATCGGCTTCCGTACGGAGTTCCTGACCCAGACCCGCGGCACCGGCATCGCGCACTCCATCTTCGAGGGCCACGAGCCGTGGTTCGGCGAGCTGCGCACCCGTCACAACGGCTCGCTGGTGGCGGACCGTTCGGGCTCGGTCACGCCGTTCGCCATGGTCAACCTCCAGGAGCGCGGCACCATCTTCACCGAGGCCGGCACCGAGGTGTACGAGGGCATGATCGTCGGCGAGAACTCGCGCGCCGACGACATGGACGTGAACATCACCAAGGAGAAGAAGCTCACCAACATGCGTGCGGCCTCCGCGGACAACACGGAGAACGTGGTCCCGGCCCGCAAGCTGTCGCTGGAGCAGTCCCTGGAGTTCTGCCGCGAGGACGAGTGCATCGAGGTGACCCCGGAGACCGTGCGTATCCGCAAGGTCGTCCTCGACCAGCGCGAGCGCAGCCGCGCCGCCTCCCGCGCCAAGCACGGCTGATCCCTCTCACGGGACCCGGCGGCCCGATGTCCGGGCCGCCGGGAGCCGTACGGGCCGACACGCCGCCGTACGGCCCCGACGCACCCGAGGACCGCCCGGACGCCCGTGAGGGCCTCCGGGCGGTCCCGTCAGGGCCCGGGGGCATCAGGGCCGGAGACCCCGCCGGGGAGGTCCGCCGGCGGGTTCCCGAGCCTCGGAGCCGTACGCTCCGCATGCGGAGGTCTCCGCGCACCCCGGCCGCTCGTCGGACGGTGCGTCAGCACAGCCGTTGACAGAAGGCCCGGCCCACCACGGACACTGTGGTGGGCCGGGCCTTCGTCAATCGCTTTTCCTGACCGTGCTGTCCGGATATCGGGGGTCGCTCTCCGGAACATGTGTTAACAGTCCGTTTCGGGCGTGTCTGTCTGGGATCACTTTGTCCGGATTTCGGGCACACGGGCGGGTCTGATGTTGTCAAACCGAGACCCTTTAAGTGTGGTTTACAGCCCGGTCGTACTCAATAGTTGGCTCCATTGAGCTCGGGTCAATGGGTCACGCACTGTGGGGAGTGCCGACTCACGAGCACACTCGGGGCACTGAACGATCACCGTCAGGGGTGTCGGTGAATCTCTCCAGTGCCCTTCTTGTAGTCAAAAGTGGACTCATGAGGAGGAAACCCATGCGCGGTGCCAAGAGCGCCAAGTGGGTCGCGGGAGCGGCCGTCATCGCCCTGGCCGCGACTGCCTGTGGCGGCGGCGACAGTGGTAGCGACAAGAAGAACACGTCGGGTCAGCCCGCCGGGTACGTCTCGATCGACGTCGGTGAGCCCCAGAAGCCTCTGATGCCGGCCGACACGAACGAGAGCAACGGCTCCTACGTCATCCAGTCGCTGTTCACGCAGCTGCTGGACTTCGACGACAAGGGCGAGATCGTTCTCACGAACGCCGAGTCCGTCGAGACCGAGGACTCCAAGACCTGGACGGTCAAGCTCAAGGCCGGCTGGAAGTTCCACAACGGCGAGGCCGTGACCGCGCAGTCGTACATCGACGCGTGGAACTGGTACGCCAACGTCGAGAACAAGCAGCAGAACGCGTTCTGGTTCTCCGACATCAAGGGCTACGCGGACGTCCACCCCGAGAAGGGTGCGCCGAAGTCCGACAAGATGTCGGGTCTGAAGGCCGTGGACGACACCACGTTCACGATCGAGCTGACCGACAAGGTCCCGTACTTCAACTACAAGCTCGGCTACGCGACCTTCGCGCCGCTGCCCAAGGTCTTCTACGACGACCCGAAGGCGTTCGGCCAGAAGCCGATCGGCAACGGCCCGTACACGTTCGAGAAGTGGACCCACAAGAAGCTCATCCAGGTCAAGGCCTGGCCCGAGTACCAGGGTCCGAACAAGGCTGCCAACAAGGGCATCCAGTTCAAGAACTACTCGACCGTCGAGGCCGCGTACTCGGACGTCATCTCCGGCAACCTGGACATGATCCGCCAGGTCGGCCCGCGTGACCTCCCGAAGTACAAGGCGGACCTCGGTGACGGCGCGATCGACCAGCCGTACGCCGCGATCCAGACGCTGACCCCGGCGTTCTACTCGAAGACGTTCAAGGACATCGACCCCAAGGTCCTCCAGGGTCTGTCCATGGCGATCGACCGTGAGACCATCACGAAGACCGTCCTGAACGGCACCCGCATCCCGGCGACGAGCTTCACGCCCCCGCAGGTCAAGGGCAACCAGACGCTCGACTCGGACGTCCTGAAGTTCAACCCGGCCAAGGCCAAGGAGCTCATCAAGGCCGGCGGCGGCGTCCCGGAGAACAAGTTCTCCATCCAGTACAACGCCGACGGTGGGCACAAGGAGTGGGTGACCGCTGTCTGCGAGTCCATCCGCAACGCCACCGGGGTCGACTGCGTGGGCGACGCCAAGCCGGACTTCCCGACCGACCTCGAAGCGCGTGACAACAACGAGGTCAAGGGCTTCTACCGCGGTGGCTGGGTGGCCGACTACCCCGTCAACGTGAACTTCCTCAAGGAGCTCTACCACTCCAAGGCGGAGTCGAACAACGGTCGCTTCAGCGACAAGGAGATCGACGACCTGATGGCGAAGGGTGACAAGGCCGACTCGCTCGAGGCCTCCGTCGCCGCCTACCAGGAGGTCGAGAAGAAGCTGGTCGACAAGATGCCGGCCATCCCGCTCTGGTACTACGCCATCAACGGCGGCCACGGCAAGAACGTCGACAACGTCAAGGTCGACTTCCACGGTGACCTCGAACT
Proteins encoded in this window:
- the typA gene encoding translational GTPase TypA; this translates as MPTRHDIRNVAIVAHVDHGKTTLVDAMLKQAGSFAAHAAESLDDRMMDSNDLEREKGITILAKNTAVKYHPKDGGDPITINIIDTPGHADFGGEVERGLSMVDAVVLLVDASEGPLPQTRFVLRKALSAKMPVILCINKTDRPDSRIAEVVDETYDLFLDLDADEDQIEFPIVYACARDGVASLTKPEDGTVPQDSDSLEPFFNTILAHVPAPEFDADAPLQAHVTNLDADNFLGRIALCRVEQGELRKGQTVTWIKRDGTMSNVRVTELLMTEALTRKPAEVAGPGDICAVAGFPDIMIGETLADPENPIALPLITVDEPAISMTIGTNTSPLVGKGGKGHKVTARQVKDRLDRELIGNVSLRVLDTERPDAWEVQGRGELALAILVEQMRREGFELTVGKPEVVTKQIDGKTHEPIERMTIDSPEEHLGAITQLMATRKGRMETMTNHGSGWVRMEWIVPSRGLIGFRTEFLTQTRGTGIAHSIFEGHEPWFGELRTRHNGSLVADRSGSVTPFAMVNLQERGTIFTEAGTEVYEGMIVGENSRADDMDVNITKEKKLTNMRAASADNTENVVPARKLSLEQSLEFCREDECIEVTPETVRIRKVVLDQRERSRAASRAKHG
- a CDS encoding ABC transporter substrate-binding protein; the protein is MRGAKSAKWVAGAAVIALAATACGGGDSGSDKKNTSGQPAGYVSIDVGEPQKPLMPADTNESNGSYVIQSLFTQLLDFDDKGEIVLTNAESVETEDSKTWTVKLKAGWKFHNGEAVTAQSYIDAWNWYANVENKQQNAFWFSDIKGYADVHPEKGAPKSDKMSGLKAVDDTTFTIELTDKVPYFNYKLGYATFAPLPKVFYDDPKAFGQKPIGNGPYTFEKWTHKKLIQVKAWPEYQGPNKAANKGIQFKNYSTVEAAYSDVISGNLDMIRQVGPRDLPKYKADLGDGAIDQPYAAIQTLTPAFYSKTFKDIDPKVLQGLSMAIDRETITKTVLNGTRIPATSFTPPQVKGNQTLDSDVLKFNPAKAKELIKAGGGVPENKFSIQYNADGGHKEWVTAVCESIRNATGVDCVGDAKPDFPTDLEARDNNEVKGFYRGGWVADYPVNVNFLKELYHSKAESNNGRFSDKEIDDLMAKGDKADSLEASVAAYQEVEKKLVDKMPAIPLWYYAINGGHGKNVDNVKVDFHGDLELTGVTTK